A window of Verrucomicrobiia bacterium genomic DNA:
ACCAAGACCGAGCTGAAAATCCGGGTCAGCACGTTGGGCGATGAAACTTTGTCCAAACAGATCTACGAACGGATTCAAATCGTCCTCGCGCCGTAGGCCGATACGTGTCCGTCCGGATTTCGAACCCACACGTTTCCCACATCCGATTTGACTCGATGCGCACGCCCACCCTTGCAGCCGCCTCCGGCCTGGCCCTCAGCGTTGTCCTCTTCGCCGCTGCGGGCTGTCATTCAAAACCTCCCGCACCGCGTCCGAAAGTGACCGGCACGCTCCAATACGATCACCTGGTGGTGACGCCGGGATGCACCATCGAGTTGCGGCTTGATGACGTGACCCTTGCCGATGCGCCCGCAGTCAACCTGGCGCTCGAATACATCAGCCCCCGGGAAACCGCTCCGATTCCCTTCGAGCTGCACTACACGTCCAAGGCCATCAACCCGGCCCACCGGTACGTCGTCGCCGCCCGCATTCTCTGCGGCGGCGAACTTGTTCTGA
This region includes:
- a CDS encoding YbaY family lipoprotein, which encodes MRTPTLAAASGLALSVVLFAAAGCHSKPPAPRPKVTGTLQYDHLVVTPGCTIELRLDDVTLADAPAVNLALEYISPRETAPIPFELHYTSKAINPAHRYVVAARILCGGELVLITDTAFPVLTHGNPTNVVVTLVPATR